One genomic segment of Moritella sp. F3 includes these proteins:
- a CDS encoding type II and III secretion system protein family protein → MMVFLQVINLYCKRLKCLSLFLVFCLSTSTSFAGGPTALDDDSVKIPIFKSKNLNMKQPIHRVSVGNPAIADILILRSSELYIVGKQLGTTNVMIWDEKDNLVEVMNLEVTHDLNSLRKRLHQFLPNEEIGVQTSQGQLLVSGQSTSLSKMNTAIKLAQGYATAATTTKNKSVVINMISIGGGQQVMLEVTVAEVSTEVARNLDANTLLAFTGSDFTGGAISGNSAIFPSIDSGIFASYLTGDMLFNFTLDIAKSNGLAKILAEPNITALSGQKAEFLSGGEFPIPVPSEDGTTIEYRDFGVGVSFVPTILDSGKINLSLKVLVSEISNVNSLGVSPIGSSATIIVPSLVKRSAETTIELADGQSIAIGGLLSDNLRDSVSKVPGLGDIPILGQLFSSHEYISGQTELVIMVTPRLVRPFNKEGVPLPTDGFVPVSDMEFYLLGKMTDQESAKNSTSPNEKDDSNSSAITPNTGGTEEQYGHQLN, encoded by the coding sequence ATGATGGTATTTCTTCAAGTTATAAATTTATATTGTAAACGGTTAAAGTGTCTTTCATTATTTCTAGTATTTTGTCTCTCTACAAGCACCTCTTTTGCAGGCGGACCAACTGCGTTAGATGATGATAGTGTTAAAATTCCTATTTTCAAATCTAAAAATTTAAACATGAAACAACCAATACATCGTGTTTCTGTTGGTAACCCCGCTATAGCAGATATATTAATACTGCGTAGTAGCGAGCTGTACATTGTCGGCAAACAACTTGGTACAACTAACGTCATGATTTGGGATGAAAAGGACAATTTAGTTGAGGTAATGAATTTAGAAGTCACGCATGATCTAAACAGCCTAAGAAAACGCTTACATCAATTTTTACCTAATGAAGAAATAGGTGTGCAGACATCCCAAGGACAACTACTCGTGAGTGGCCAGTCTACTTCATTATCAAAAATGAATACCGCAATTAAGCTCGCACAGGGGTATGCCACAGCAGCAACCACAACTAAAAACAAAAGTGTTGTTATTAATATGATATCGATTGGCGGTGGACAACAAGTCATGCTTGAAGTAACCGTTGCAGAAGTCAGCACCGAAGTAGCACGTAATTTAGACGCAAATACTTTATTAGCATTTACCGGCTCGGACTTCACAGGCGGCGCAATCTCAGGTAATTCAGCTATCTTTCCTTCTATAGATTCCGGTATATTCGCCAGCTATTTAACTGGTGATATGCTATTTAACTTCACCTTGGATATTGCTAAAAGTAACGGTCTAGCAAAAATATTAGCAGAACCTAATATCACGGCATTAAGTGGTCAAAAGGCGGAGTTTTTATCTGGTGGTGAATTCCCAATTCCAGTACCAAGTGAAGATGGTACTACGATTGAGTATAGAGATTTCGGTGTCGGAGTAAGCTTCGTCCCTACTATTCTTGACTCTGGAAAAATTAACCTTAGCTTGAAAGTGCTTGTAAGTGAAATTAGTAACGTCAATAGTTTAGGTGTCTCACCAATTGGGTCGTCTGCGACAATTATAGTTCCTTCCTTAGTTAAACGTTCAGCAGAAACTACCATTGAACTTGCTGATGGTCAGTCAATCGCAATTGGCGGATTACTCAGTGACAACTTGAGAGACTCGGTATCTAAAGTACCTGGTTTAGGCGACATCCCAATTCTTGGCCAATTGTTTAGTAGTCATGAATATATTAGTGGCCAAACGGAGCTAGTCATCATGGTTACACCAAGGTTAGTACGTCCGTTTAATAAAGAAGGTGTGCCTTTGCCTACCGATGGTTTTGTTCCTGTATCTGACATGGAATTCTACTTACTTGGGAAAATGACCGATCAAGAAAGCGCTAAAAATAGCACATCTCCGAATGAAAAAGATGACTCCAATAGTTCAGCTATCACACCGAATACAGGTGGTACAGAAGAACAGTATGGTCATCAGTTAAATTAA